One window of the Syngnathoides biaculeatus isolate LvHL_M chromosome 11, ASM1980259v1, whole genome shotgun sequence genome contains the following:
- the LOC133509017 gene encoding protocadherin gamma-A4-like: MSAGVLFRFALLLLLGKRTLAEIRYSVAEEVKDGTVVGNLAKDLGLDVGSLADRRFRVVSESKEAFFEANPHNGVLHVNRRIDRDDSCQGSGVCLFELKVIVENPLEIHYVVVEITDVNDHAPVFTEKEQTFEIAEHTSPGKRFKLHAAHDPDAGMNSIRAYTLTSNEHFEVDVRQSDEEKIPFLLLKKSLDREEKEKHSLLVTAVDGGKPPRSGTLNVSIVVLDSNDNRPTFSQDTYQITIAENIPIGTSIFRLNGTDPDEGVNGEIDYSFAKTLKKNIDSIFEVDKTKGVITVKGDIDYEENDIFKLDIEASDRGTPPLTGECRIIIKIKDVNDNVPEIEVTSLSNIVAEDSKPGTVISLISVKDKDPCVNGKIICTMTNDVPFELKPSYRENIFSVATKEYLDREQVSHYEIEIKATDCGRPPLSTLKSLNIQISDVNDNSPHFEKNPLEFYLTENNVAGSSIFSVSATDKDINDNAMISYQIVRGGGPNDITSFLNINSETGEVTALKSLDFEALKSFQFQVSATDGGSPPLSGNVTVKVFILDQNDNAPVIVYPLSSNGSAQGAEEIPRNSKAGDLVTRVRAYDADTGYNGWLLFSLHPPGERALFSLDRYTGQIRTLRSFTETDGAEHRLLVLVKDNGDVSLSATATVTVKLAEPKEAFAASDHVQSAAEADRSEDRLTFYLALTLGSVSLLLVISVVVLIAMRCSKSTEYTSKYLQDAHYDGTLCHSIQYRSGDKRYMLVGPRMSIGSTIVPGSRANTLLMSDAAGEVRQLYFFMFSFYSASVLHCKEEHDRSGDKSRRYSVPSGDAVLNYYSKGAQGGRRLNMYRTRPVIFPLLLCYCELISAQLKYSTPEEVKVGSIVGNVAKDLGLDAATLTSRRFRMVSGAQDTLFEVNPNNGLLLVHKHLDREHMCDRNAVCAVDLKVVVENPLEIHYVSVEVTDVNDHAPTFAERGKIIEIAESTLSGARFQLPGARDPDVGINSIQRYKLSQNEHFRLEIRERDDDKIPFLLLQKQLDREQKINHSLILSAIDGGTPSKSANLNVTIRVLDINDNRPVFSKEGYSAELQENAALGTSVIKVQATDLDEGANGEVEYEFGGDTNAELMRLFSLDKKLGVIRVEGQIDFESTHAVKLDVQASDKGQPPMTTDCRVIIKIQDVNDNQPEIEVTSIASTVAEDAKHGTVIALISVSDADSGPNGKVVCSLTPNGPLQLKPSFKENMFSLVTKDTLDRETTSSYDISITATDCGQPPLATFKTVNIQVKDVNDNVPEFPQNPFHFYLTENNKPGAPVFSVNAVDKDAGSNAAVSYSIVRQGGPNDITSFLNINSETGEVTALKSLDFEALKSFQFQVSATDGGSPPLSGNVTVKVFILDQNDNAPVIVYPLSSNGSAQGAEEIPRNSKAGDLVTRVRAYDADTGYNGWLLFSLHPPGERALFSLDRYTGQIRTLRSFTETDGAEHRLLVLVKDNGDVSLSATATVTVKLAEPKEAFAASDHVQSAAEADRSEDRLTFYLALTLGSVSLLLVISVVVLIAMRCSKSTEYTSKYLQDAHYDGTLCHSIQYRSGDKRYMLVGPRMSIGSTVVPGSRANTLLMSDAAGEVRKKMNLYDYLRCFSYVLE; the protein is encoded by the exons ATGTCGGCCGGCGTTCTTTTTCGTTTTGCTCTGCTTCTGCTGCTGGGAAAGCGGACTCTGGCAGAAATCCGCTACTCCGTCGCCGAGGAGGTGAAAGACGGAACTGTTGTCGGGAATCTTGCAAAGGATTTGGGCCTCGACGTCGGCTCTCTGGCGGATCGCCGCTTCCGAGTGGTTTCCGAATCGAAGGAGGCCTTCTTTGAGGCAAACCCGCACAACGGGGTGCTGCACGTGAACAGAAGGATCGACAGAGATGATTCGTGTCAGGGCAGCGGCGTCTGCCTCTTTGAGCTCAAAGTCATCGTGGAAAACCCTTTGGAAATCCATTACGTCGTGGTAGAAATCACAGACGTCAACGACCACGCTCCCGTTTTCACAGAAAAAGAGCAAACGTTTGAAATAGCAGAGCACACGTCGCCCGGCAAACGATTCAAGCTGCACGCGGCTCACGATCCCGACGCGGGGATGAACTCCATCCGCGCTTACACGCTGACgtcaaatgaacattttgaagtCGACGTCCGCCAGAGCGATGAGGAGAAAATTCCTTTTTTGCTGCTGAAGAAGTCTCTGGACCgggaagagaaggaaaaacaCTCGCTCCTGGTCACAGCGGTGGATGGAGGAAAACCGCCGCGATCGGGGACGCTCAACGTCTCCATTGTTGTTCTCGACAGCAACGACAACAGACCAACGTTTAGTCAAGATACTTACCAAATTACAATTGCGGAAAATATCCCCATAGGCACTTCAATATTTAGACTCAACGGTACAGACCCAGATGAAGGTGTTAATGGGGAAATTGATTACAGTTTTGCGAAAacgctgaagaaaaacattgaCAGCATTTTTGAAGTGGATAAAACGAAAGGGGTGATTACAGTAAAAGGTGACATTGACTATGAAGAAAATGATATTTTCAAACTGGACATTGAGGCATCAGATAGAGGAACACCTCCTCTGACAGGTGAGTGCAGAATTATCATCAAAATCAAAGATGTCAACGATAATGTTCCAGAAATAGAAGTGACTTCGCTGTCAAATATCGTGGCCGAAGACTCCAAACCCGGTACGGTTATTTCCCTCATTAGCGTGAAGGATAAAGACCCGTGTGTGAACGGAAAAATTATCTGCACCATGACAAACGATGTCCCCTTTGAATTAAAGCCATCCTACAgggaaaacatattttcagtCGCGACAAAAGAATATCTGGACCGGGAGCAGGTCTCACATtatgaaattgaaataaaagcCACCGACTGCGGCCGACCTCCTTTGTCAACGCTAAAATCGCTCAATATTCAGATCTCCGATGTGAACGATAACAGTCCACACTTTGAAAAGAACCCTTTGGAGTTTTATTTAACAGAGAACAATGTGGCTGGGAGTTCAATTTTCTCCGTCAGTGCAACAGACAAAGACATCAATGACAACGCGATGATTTCCTATCAGATTGTGAGAGGCGGCGGTCCAAATGACATCACCTCTTTCCTCAACATTAACTCGGAGACCGGAGAAGTGACAGCGCTGAAAAGTTTGGACTTCGAGGCGCTGAAAAGCTTCCAGTTCCAGGTGTCGGCCACGGACGGCGGAAGTCCTCCGCTGAGCGGCAACGTGACGGTCAAGGTGTTCATTCTGGATCAGAACGACAACGCTCCGGTCATCGTGTATCCGCTCAGCTCCAACGGTTCCGCCCAAGGCGCGGAGGAGATTCCCCGCAATAGCAAAGCGGGAGACTTGGTGACCCGAGTCCGAGCCTACGACGCCGATACGGGATATAACGGCTGGTTACTGTTTTCGCTGCACCCGCCTGGCGAGCGCGCTCTCTTTTCTTTGGACCGCTACACGGGCCAGATCAGAACCCTTCGCTCCTTCACGGAGACGGACGGGGCCGAGCATCGACTGCTGGTACTGGTCAAAGACAACGGCGACGTTTCGCTGTCGGCGACGGCTACCGTCACCGTCAAACTGGCGGAGCCCAAAGAGGCTTTCGCCGCTTCCGACCACGTCCAAAGTGCGGCCGAAGCGGACCGCAGCGAGGACCGGCTGACTTTTTATCTGGCGCTGACTTTGGGCTCGGTCTCGTTGCTTTTGGTGATCAGCGTGGTGGTGCTGATCGCCATGCGCTGCTCCAAATCCACAGAGTACACTTCCAAATATCTCCAAGACGCTCATTACGACGGCACGCTGTGTCACAGCATCCAGTACCGATCCGGAGACAAACGCTACATGCTAGTCGGACCCAGGATGAGTATCGGTTCCACCATTGTGCCGGGCAGCCGCGCCAACACTCTGCTGATGTCCGACGCCGCAGGGGAGGTAAGACagttatattttttcat GTTTTCCTTCTACAGCGCGTCCGTGCTGCACTGCAAAGAAGAACACGATCGCTCGG GGGATAAGAGTAGAAGATATTCAGTGCCATCCGGTGATGCTGTTTTGAATTATTACTCAAAGGGAGCTCAAGGAGGAAGACGGTTAAATATGTACCGGACGCGCCCTGTGattttccccctcctcctttGTTACTGCGAGCTGATTTCAGCCCAGCTGAAATATTCCACTCCAGAAGAGGTTAAAGTCGGATCTATAGTTGGCAACGTCGCGAAGGATTTGGGCCTGGACGCGGCCACTTTGACGAGCAGGAGGTTTCGGATGGTGTCGGGCGCACAGGACACGCTCTTTGAGGTAAACCCCAACAATGGGCTTCTTCTCGTGCACAAACACCTCGACCGCGAGCACATGTGCGACAGAAACGCCGTCTGTGCGGTGGACCTCAAAGTGGTGGTGGAGAACCCGCTGGAGATCCACTACGTGTCCGTGGAAGTGACAGACGTCAACGACCACGCACCGACCTTTGCGGAGAGGGGCAAGATTATCGAAATAGCCGAGAGCACTTTATCCGGTGCTCGGTTTCAGTTACCAGGCGCGAGGGACCCGGATGTTGGAATTAACTCCATCCAGCGTTATAAACTCAGTCAGAATGAACATTTTAGACTTGAAATTCGGGAGAGAGATGATGAcaaaattccatttttattattacaaaagCAGCTGGACAGGGAACAGAAAATTAATCACAGTTTAATTTTGTCTGCAATTGACGGAGGAACGCCTTCAAAATCCGCAAATCTTAATGTGACGATTCGGGTTTTAGATATCAACGACAATCGACCCGTTTTCTCCAAGGAGGGATATTCAGCGGAGTTGCAAGAAAATGCTGCATTGGGCACCTCTGTCATAAAAGTGCAAGCGACTGACCTGGATGAGGGAGCCAATGGGGAGGTGGAGTACGAATTTGGGGGCGACACCAACGCAGAGCTGATGCGTCTTTTTAGTCTGGACAAAAAACTGGGAGTAATTCGAGTTGAAGGGCAAATTGATTTTGAAAGCACTCACGCGGTCAAGCTGGATGTGCAGGCCTCGGACAAGGGGCAGCCCCCCATGACGACGGACTGCAGAGTCATCATCAAGATTCAAGACGTCAACGACAACCAACCCGAGATCGAAGTGACGTCCATCGCCAGCACCGTCGCGGAAGATGCGAAGCACGGAACTGTGATTGCGCTCATCAGCGTCAGCGACGCCGATTCGGGCCCCAACGGGAAAGTCGTCTGCAGTCTCACGCCAAATGGACCGCTTCAATTAAAGCCCTCTTTCAAGGAAAACATGTTTTCCTTAGTCACCAAAGACACGTTAGACAGAGAAACCACATCAAGTTATGACATTTCCATAACAGCCACTGACTGCGGTCAACCTCCGCTTGCCACATTTAAAACCGTCAACATACAAGTCAAAGACGTCAACGATAACGTCCCAGAATTCCCGCAAAACCCCTTCCACTTCTACCTGACGGAAAACAACAAACCTGGCGCTCCCGTCTTTTCAGTGAACGCCGTTGACAAAGACGCCGGCAGCAACGCTGCAGTGTCCTATTCGATTGTCCGCCAGGGCGGTCCGAATGACATCACATCTTTCCTCAACATTAACTCGGAGACCGGAGAAGTGACAGCGCTGAAAAGTTTGGACTTCGAGGCGCTGAAAAGCTTCCAGTTCCAGGTGTCGGCCACGGACGGCGGAAGTCCTCCGTTGAGCGGCAACGTGACGGTCAAGGTGTTCATTCTGGATCAGAACGACAACGCTCCGGTCATCGTGTATCCGCTCAGCTCCAACGGTTCCGCCCAAGGCGCGGAGGAGATTCCCCGCAATAGCAAAGCGGGAGACTTGGTGACCCGAGTCCGAGCCTACGACGCCGATACGGGATATAACGGCTGGTTACTGTTTTCGCTGCACCCGCCGGGCGAGCGCGCTCTCTTTTCTTTGGACCGCTACACGGGCCAGATCAGAACCCTTCGCTCCTTCACGGAGACGGACGGGGCCGAGCATCGGCTGCTGGTACTGGTCAAAGACAACGGCGACGTTTCGCTGTCGGCGACGGCTACCGTCACCGTCAAACTGGCGGAGCCCAAAGAGGCTTTCGCCGCTTCCGACCACGTCCAAAGTGCGGCCGAAGCGGACCGCAGCGAGGACCGGCTGACTTTTTATCTGGCGCTGACTTTGGGCTCGGTTTCGCTGCTTTTGGTGATCAGCGTGGTGGTGCTGATCGCCATGCGCTGCTCCAAATCCACAGAGTACACTTCCAAATATCTCCAAGACGCTCACTACGACGGCACGCTGTGTCACAGCATCCAGTACCGATCCGGAGACAAACGCTACATGCTGGTCGGACCCAGGATGAGTATCGGTTCCACCGTCGTGCCGGGCAGCCGCGCCAACACGCTGCTGATGTCCGACGCCGCAGGGGAggtaaggaaaaaaatgaaccttTATGATTACCTGCGGTGTTTCTCGTATGTTCTGGAATAA